Proteins from one Pontibacter korlensis genomic window:
- a CDS encoding circularly permuted type 2 ATP-grasp protein: MNTLVRQGEARGVFGNYQIPPQFLDEVFSNAGKVNPQYESIYRQFMQFSKEDFKELNEHAKKSFFNQGITFSVYNDKAKGLERIFPFDLFPRIISAAEWARLEEGIIQRCVALNLFIQDIYSTKHILKDKVVPAELIFSSKNYMKEMLDIKPVAGVYNHISGTDLIKHSDGEYYVLEDNIRCPSGISYVLTNRVAMKRSLFQMFKEFNVSTVQEYPQELLATMQSVAPDGVVAPTYVVLTPGIFNSAYFEHAYLAHNMGIPLVEGRDLFVDNNFVYMKTINGPQKVDVVYRRVDDEFLDPMAFNPKSVLGVPGIMGAYRKGNVSLLNAPGTGFADDKAVYTYMPDIIRYYLDQDPILNNVKTYRCEKEDEYKYVMENMEKLVIKPVDESGGYGILIGDRASKEEISEFKILISQNRRKYIAQPIMSLSMHATFIEGEDCFEPRCVDLRTFTLLGKDRSFVLKGGLSRVALKKGSLIVNSSQGGGSKDTWVMKD; encoded by the coding sequence ATGAATACGCTAGTGCGCCAGGGAGAGGCAAGAGGTGTGTTTGGTAACTACCAGATCCCTCCGCAGTTTTTAGATGAAGTGTTCAGTAATGCCGGTAAAGTAAACCCGCAGTACGAATCTATATACCGGCAGTTCATGCAGTTTTCTAAGGAGGACTTCAAAGAACTGAATGAACACGCAAAGAAATCGTTTTTTAATCAGGGCATCACCTTCTCTGTTTATAACGATAAGGCAAAAGGTTTGGAGCGAATCTTCCCTTTTGACCTGTTTCCCCGCATTATTTCGGCAGCTGAGTGGGCAAGGCTGGAGGAGGGCATCATTCAGCGTTGTGTGGCACTAAACCTATTTATCCAGGACATCTACAGCACAAAGCACATCCTCAAAGACAAGGTGGTGCCTGCCGAGCTTATCTTCTCTTCTAAAAACTATATGAAAGAAATGCTGGATATCAAGCCGGTAGCAGGTGTGTACAACCATATCTCCGGGACTGACCTGATTAAGCACAGCGATGGGGAATACTATGTGTTGGAAGATAATATCAGGTGTCCGTCGGGAATCAGCTATGTGCTTACTAACAGAGTCGCTATGAAGCGCTCGCTCTTTCAGATGTTTAAAGAATTTAATGTAAGTACTGTGCAGGAGTACCCGCAGGAGCTACTCGCTACCATGCAATCAGTCGCCCCTGATGGCGTGGTAGCACCTACTTATGTGGTACTGACTCCGGGTATCTTTAACTCTGCTTACTTTGAGCATGCCTACCTGGCGCATAACATGGGTATTCCGCTTGTGGAGGGAAGGGACCTGTTTGTAGACAACAACTTTGTTTACATGAAAACCATTAATGGACCTCAGAAAGTAGATGTGGTTTACCGTCGGGTGGACGATGAGTTTCTGGACCCTATGGCTTTTAATCCTAAATCCGTATTGGGAGTGCCGGGCATTATGGGAGCTTATAGAAAAGGCAACGTAAGCCTGTTAAATGCACCAGGCACCGGTTTCGCCGACGATAAGGCTGTTTATACTTATATGCCGGATATAATCAGGTATTACCTGGACCAGGACCCTATCCTGAATAACGTAAAGACCTATCGCTGCGAAAAGGAGGACGAATACAAGTATGTGATGGAGAACATGGAGAAGCTGGTAATTAAACCGGTGGACGAAAGTGGGGGGTACGGCATCCTGATCGGCGACAGGGCTTCTAAAGAAGAAATAAGTGAGTTCAAAATTCTGATTTCCCAGAACAGGCGCAAGTACATTGCCCAACCCATTATGTCACTATCCATGCATGCTACTTTCATAGAGGGAGAAGATTGTTTTGAGCCTCGTTGTGTAGACCTGCGGACCTTTACGCTTCTCGGCAAAGACAGGAGCTTTGTGCTGAAGGGAGGCTTGTCAAGAGTTGCCCTGAAAAAAGGAAGTCTTATTGTGAACTCTTCGCAGGGAGGAGGCTCGAAGGATACCTGGGTGATGAAAGATTAA
- a CDS encoding alpha-E domain-containing protein, which yields MLSRIGNSLFWLGRYIERAEHIARYARVQYTSSVDAPLGQIREFVLESILDMAGNRQGYFSVHQQLNDDAVIDYTAFSDNNPYSVLAYINMIRENARGARDSISIELWEAINSFYHKINAYTTAGFQGKELEYFARKVEENSYVIKGYIENTLLRNEVWMLISLGIYLERAVQIIQILRTKLKDLEKLDTTKLSGGALENFHWNTILESTESSDMYMRSYKTSPNRRNVMDFLLFDATFPKSVAFSLASVQQCIQHISFQEDTKKGSISFMAGKLACRFQYDTIEEVENTAPQFLEKMLGSIYELAHLLNTKYLKYS from the coding sequence ATGTTATCAAGAATTGGAAACAGCTTGTTCTGGCTGGGTCGCTACATTGAAAGGGCTGAGCATATAGCCCGTTATGCAAGGGTACAGTATACTTCTTCTGTAGATGCACCTTTAGGGCAAATCAGGGAATTCGTTTTAGAGTCTATACTGGATATGGCTGGCAACAGGCAAGGCTACTTTAGTGTGCATCAACAGCTGAACGATGATGCTGTGATCGACTATACAGCCTTTTCCGACAACAACCCTTATTCTGTACTGGCTTATATCAACATGATCCGCGAGAACGCACGAGGGGCTCGGGACAGTATTTCCATAGAACTCTGGGAGGCTATCAATTCTTTCTACCACAAGATTAATGCCTATACTACTGCCGGGTTTCAGGGCAAGGAGTTAGAGTATTTTGCAAGAAAGGTTGAAGAGAACAGCTATGTGATTAAGGGGTATATCGAAAACACACTGCTCCGCAATGAAGTATGGATGCTGATCTCGCTGGGCATATACCTGGAGAGGGCTGTGCAGATAATACAGATCCTGCGCACAAAACTAAAGGACCTGGAGAAACTGGATACAACAAAGCTTAGCGGCGGCGCACTGGAGAATTTTCATTGGAACACGATACTGGAAAGTACAGAATCTTCTGATATGTATATGCGCAGCTATAAAACCAGCCCTAACAGGCGAAACGTGATGGACTTTCTTCTGTTTGATGCTACGTTTCCTAAATCTGTTGCTTTCAGCCTGGCGAGTGTTCAGCAATGTATACAGCATATTTCCTTTCAGGAAGACACTAAGAAAGGGTCGATAAGTTTTATGGCCGGTAAGCTGGCTTGCCGCTTTCAGTATGATACGATAGAGGAGGTAGAGAATACGGCTCCCCAGTTTCTGGAAAAAATGTTGGGAAGTATTTATGAGCTTGCCCACCTGCTTAACACCAAGTATTTAAAGTATAGTTAA
- a CDS encoding transglutaminase-like domain-containing protein, producing MSAEYTVKYYTHNTYDESVREAFFSFLIIPCQDETQTVRSLSFENSLQAEVFHHHNPFGFEVTSLRTAQNFTEFEFQMTATVEKSPVYLPTGSRLLSVEEEQSLLARHDFYIDHHLYLATSPYTQIKDELYGRLLFRKENQPVFDYLLQLNTFIYQMLRFDPEPTHVHTTVSEVIELGRGVCQDYTHLFIGVARLNKIPCRYISGYLNQGLSLSGTAVMHAWAEAYIPGHGWQGFDPTNNLLADINYIKAAHGADYSDCSPIRGMLRTNGAHRTSYGVEIIPNQMAESAQ from the coding sequence ATGAGCGCAGAATACACGGTTAAATACTATACGCATAACACGTATGATGAAAGCGTGCGTGAAGCTTTTTTCTCTTTCCTGATCATCCCCTGCCAGGATGAGACCCAGACTGTCCGTAGCTTGTCTTTTGAAAATTCACTTCAGGCAGAAGTATTTCATCATCATAACCCTTTTGGCTTCGAGGTTACCAGCCTTCGTACGGCGCAGAACTTTACTGAATTCGAGTTTCAAATGACGGCTACTGTCGAAAAAAGCCCTGTTTACCTTCCAACTGGTAGCCGCCTGCTATCGGTGGAGGAGGAGCAGAGCCTGTTGGCAAGGCATGACTTCTACATAGATCACCACCTTTACCTGGCTACCAGCCCATACACTCAGATCAAAGATGAACTCTACGGGAGGTTGTTATTCAGAAAAGAAAACCAACCGGTGTTTGACTACCTGCTGCAGCTAAATACATTTATTTACCAGATGCTGAGGTTTGATCCGGAGCCAACCCACGTGCATACAACTGTAAGCGAAGTGATCGAGCTTGGCAGGGGCGTTTGCCAGGACTACACGCACTTATTCATCGGGGTGGCCCGGCTTAATAAGATCCCTTGTCGCTATATTTCCGGGTACCTGAACCAGGGCCTAAGCCTGTCAGGTACTGCCGTTATGCATGCCTGGGCAGAAGCCTATATTCCTGGCCATGGCTGGCAGGGCTTTGACCCAACAAACAACTTGCTGGCTGACATCAATTATATAAAAGCAGCCCATGGGGCAGACTATAGTGATTGTAGCCCGATAAGAGGAATGCTGAGAACAAACGGCGCTCACAGGACCAGCTATGGCGTAGAGATAATACCGAACCAGATGGCAGAGTCAGCACAGTAG
- a CDS encoding zinc-binding metallopeptidase family protein produces MRTFHCSCGNKLYFENSICLSCHREVGWCPVCEGIHAMEPNGAGGYQCTNPECRAKVVKCYNYATYNICNRMVEDRQHLCDYCKLTETIPDLSVDDNLTKWYKLEVAKRRLLYLLDRIGLPYGSKDEQFELPLSFDFKGDVDPSSLSWMGIGEGEKVYTGHANGKITINIKEADSVEREKLRVQMNETQRTLIGHFRHEIGHYYWQLLVQGKDEEAYKKIFGDHENPSYSDALDQYYKNGPKENWQKSYISAYATMHPWEDFAETWGTYLDMVAVLDTADNAELLQTPGDDLENAQLDEMLQRYTDLSLKVNEVNRALGLPDLLPETFSETVADKLRYIHRLIKKHRGPDM; encoded by the coding sequence ATGAGAACGTTTCACTGCAGTTGCGGCAATAAGCTATACTTTGAAAACTCAATTTGTTTGTCTTGCCATAGGGAAGTAGGCTGGTGCCCTGTTTGTGAGGGTATACACGCCATGGAGCCCAACGGTGCTGGTGGCTACCAATGTACCAACCCTGAATGCAGGGCCAAGGTAGTAAAGTGTTACAATTACGCTACCTACAATATATGCAACCGCATGGTGGAGGACAGGCAGCACTTATGTGATTACTGTAAACTTACCGAAACCATCCCTGACCTGTCGGTGGATGATAACTTAACGAAATGGTATAAGCTGGAAGTAGCCAAAAGACGCTTGTTATACTTGCTCGACCGCATAGGACTGCCCTATGGTTCTAAAGACGAGCAGTTTGAGTTACCTCTTTCCTTCGACTTTAAGGGTGACGTAGACCCATCCAGCCTAAGCTGGATGGGTATAGGAGAGGGCGAAAAGGTATACACTGGGCACGCCAACGGCAAGATCACCATCAACATCAAAGAAGCCGACTCGGTGGAGCGCGAAAAGCTGCGAGTACAGATGAATGAAACACAGCGGACGCTTATAGGGCATTTTCGCCATGAAATAGGTCATTATTACTGGCAGTTGCTGGTGCAAGGCAAGGACGAGGAGGCTTACAAAAAGATTTTCGGAGATCATGAAAATCCTTCTTATAGCGATGCTTTAGACCAGTATTATAAAAATGGCCCTAAAGAAAATTGGCAAAAAAGCTATATTAGTGCTTATGCTACCATGCACCCTTGGGAGGACTTTGCAGAAACCTGGGGCACGTACCTCGATATGGTTGCTGTGCTTGATACTGCAGACAATGCTGAGCTCCTGCAAACACCCGGAGATGACCTGGAAAATGCGCAGCTGGACGAGATGCTTCAGCGCTATACTGATCTAAGCCTAAAGGTAAACGAGGTAAACCGGGCTTTAGGACTGCCAGACCTGCTCCCGGAAACATTTTCGGAAACAGTGGCAGACAAGTTACGCTACATCCACAGGTTGATTAAAAAGCACCGCGGGCCAGATATGTGA